Proteins encoded in a region of the Paenibacillus sp. E222 genome:
- a CDS encoding response regulator transcription factor produces the protein MIRIVIAEDQRMMLGALSSLLNLEEDMEVVGRASNGQEALALVRELTPDICLMDIEMPVKSGLEAAEELKGLNCKVIILTTFARTGYFERALKGGVRGYLLKDSPIEELAEAIRQVMNGRRIFAPDLVDEAYVQENPLTERENAVLGLMADGKNTKEIAGHLFITTGTVRNYISIILNKLNASNRIEAITRSKEKGWFK, from the coding sequence ATGATCAGGATCGTAATCGCCGAAGACCAGCGTATGATGCTCGGAGCCTTGTCTTCCCTGCTCAATCTGGAAGAGGATATGGAAGTGGTAGGTCGCGCAAGCAATGGACAGGAAGCTCTTGCTCTCGTCAGAGAGCTTACACCAGACATCTGTCTGATGGACATTGAAATGCCTGTCAAAAGTGGCCTGGAGGCCGCTGAGGAACTTAAAGGCCTGAACTGTAAAGTCATAATTTTGACAACCTTTGCCCGGACCGGATATTTCGAGCGTGCTTTGAAAGGCGGTGTACGCGGGTATCTATTAAAGGATAGCCCGATTGAGGAACTGGCCGAAGCCATCCGTCAGGTCATGAATGGTAGACGTATTTTTGCACCCGACCTGGTAGACGAGGCTTATGTTCAGGAGAACCCGCTGACCGAACGTGAAAATGCCGTTCTCGGCCTGATGGCAGACGGTAAAAATACAAAGGAAATAGCCGGACATTTATTCATTACAACCGGTACGGTGCGAAATTACATCTCTATTATCCTCAACAAGTTAAATGCAAGTAACCGCATTGAAGCCATCACCCGTTCCAAAGAAAAAGGGTGGTTCAAATGA
- a CDS encoding polysaccharide deacetylase family protein gives MLHIRKTFITALAILLIIPLLLPQSASAAPSASKNAGNKASSKIIYLTFDDGPTAHTGQLLDILDQYNAKATFFMLGPQMVKFQKATKRIVADGHGLGLHGVTHVPGKFYKSAYSGLKEMQQANESLNKVAGVKTSLVRTPYGSKPYLKSAYRNVLLGQGGFHLWDWNVDSEDWKYKKDHQKVYNSVMKQIHNVQKNGTTPVVLMHDQEATLKVLPQVLKTLKAEGYQFEVLTKKEQPVNFWNDKR, from the coding sequence ATGCTACATATTCGTAAAACGTTCATCACTGCACTTGCTATTCTATTGATTATTCCATTGCTATTGCCGCAATCGGCTTCAGCTGCACCATCCGCATCCAAGAATGCCGGAAATAAAGCGAGCTCCAAGATCATATATCTAACTTTCGATGATGGGCCGACCGCCCACACGGGACAATTACTGGATATCTTGGATCAGTACAACGCCAAGGCGACATTCTTCATGCTGGGACCTCAGATGGTGAAGTTTCAGAAGGCGACCAAGCGTATTGTTGCAGACGGACATGGATTGGGCTTGCACGGCGTAACGCATGTTCCCGGTAAATTTTATAAATCCGCATACAGTGGTTTGAAAGAGATGCAGCAGGCCAATGAAAGCTTGAATAAAGTGGCAGGTGTCAAAACCAGTCTCGTTCGTACTCCGTACGGCAGCAAGCCGTATCTCAAATCCGCATATCGCAATGTTCTACTGGGGCAGGGGGGATTCCATCTGTGGGATTGGAATGTTGATTCCGAAGATTGGAAATACAAGAAGGATCATCAGAAAGTCTACAACAGCGTGATGAAGCAGATCCATAATGTGCAAAAGAACGGAACCACCCCTGTGGTACTGATGCACGACCAGGAAGCGACATTGAAAGTACTTCCGCAAGTGTTAAAAACACTGAAAGCAGAAGGCTACCAGTTTGAAGTGCTGACGAAGAAAGAACAGCCCGTGAATTTCTGGAATGACAAACGTTAA
- a CDS encoding ferritin, whose product MSKELTEALNEQMNFEFYSAHVYQAMAAYCSGESLDGFANFFIVQAEEERFHAMKIYKFLNDRGQRATLAALPEPKNEYSSMLDVFEHGYAHEQQNTKKFYNLADIALNEREHATMYFLKWFIDEQVEEEALFDNIIQKLRRIEKDSNAFYMLDAEFGKRSFTAPAE is encoded by the coding sequence ATGAGTAAAGAGTTGACAGAAGCTTTGAACGAACAGATGAACTTCGAATTTTATTCGGCTCACGTATATCAGGCGATGGCCGCATACTGTTCCGGCGAAAGCTTGGACGGATTTGCCAACTTTTTCATCGTACAAGCTGAGGAAGAGCGGTTCCATGCGATGAAAATATACAAATTCCTGAATGACCGCGGACAACGTGCAACCCTTGCTGCATTGCCAGAGCCGAAGAATGAATATTCCTCCATGCTGGACGTGTTTGAACACGGATATGCACACGAGCAGCAAAATACGAAGAAATTCTACAATCTGGCTGACATTGCTCTCAATGAGCGTGAACATGCCACGATGTATTTCCTGAAATGGTTCATCGATGAGCAGGTCGAAGAGGAAGCTCTGTTTGATAATATCATCCAGAAGCTGCGCCGCATCGAAAAAGACAGCAATGCTTTCTACATGCTGGACGCTGAATTTGGTAAACGTTCGTTTACAGCTCCTGCAGAGTAA
- a CDS encoding amino acid permease, translating into MNTSSSQLKKTIGMPQAVALYISAVLGSGVLIVPGLAAELAGPASLLAWGGMVLLILPLALSMGLLSARYPDAGGVSHFVTLAFGQRAGAIVGWFFLMSVPIGAPVAALTGAGYMTAALGLGEGYRTAIAALMLAVGLIINIVGMQVAGKVQIGVVLAILIVLVMAFVFAIPNMKSIHYTPFMPSGWVSVGQAGAILFWCFIGWEAVSHLSEEFTDPRKAAIKGVTIAAIIVGVLYFLTALATVGTQSYLHGGADVSLVWIISQALGSWGGLLAGLTGIFICTATVIAYAGAASRVAYALARQGSAPQWMSRLSSRYHTPIAAIGFLAICFTLVLCIYGSGLVSLTTLIQLPNATFILTYLGGCAAGIRLLKGSRTGVTISWISFVATAIVFPFAGWAVLYPVVIVVLYGLVSRKQQDKI; encoded by the coding sequence ATGAACACATCTTCTTCGCAGCTCAAAAAAACGATAGGCATGCCGCAAGCTGTTGCGCTTTATATAAGTGCAGTTCTCGGTTCAGGTGTCCTGATTGTACCCGGACTTGCTGCCGAACTCGCAGGACCGGCTTCACTTCTCGCCTGGGGAGGCATGGTGCTGCTCATTCTTCCGCTTGCCCTGTCCATGGGATTACTTTCGGCCCGTTACCCCGACGCAGGCGGTGTATCACACTTCGTTACCCTCGCTTTTGGACAACGGGCAGGAGCCATAGTTGGCTGGTTCTTTCTAATGTCCGTTCCCATCGGTGCTCCTGTAGCTGCCCTTACAGGTGCAGGCTATATGACAGCTGCGCTGGGACTCGGGGAAGGATACAGAACAGCGATTGCCGCCCTCATGCTGGCGGTTGGACTGATCATTAACATCGTGGGCATGCAGGTCGCCGGAAAGGTACAGATTGGGGTTGTGCTGGCGATTCTTATCGTGCTTGTCATGGCATTTGTGTTCGCAATTCCGAATATGAAATCCATACATTACACACCCTTTATGCCGAGTGGCTGGGTCAGCGTGGGACAGGCTGGAGCCATTCTGTTCTGGTGCTTTATCGGTTGGGAAGCTGTATCTCACCTGTCTGAAGAATTTACTGATCCCCGCAAGGCCGCTATTAAAGGCGTAACGATTGCAGCCATCATTGTAGGTGTGCTCTATTTCTTGACTGCACTGGCGACAGTCGGAACTCAAAGCTATCTCCATGGCGGAGCAGATGTCTCTCTCGTATGGATTATTAGTCAGGCTCTCGGTTCCTGGGGTGGGTTACTTGCTGGACTGACTGGCATATTTATTTGCACCGCTACGGTCATTGCATACGCTGGTGCCGCATCCCGTGTCGCCTATGCACTGGCAAGACAAGGATCTGCCCCGCAATGGATGTCCCGCTTATCCAGTCGGTACCATACACCCATTGCTGCAATCGGCTTCCTGGCCATCTGTTTTACTCTGGTGTTGTGCATATACGGATCAGGTCTCGTGTCACTCACGACATTGATTCAGCTGCCCAATGCAACCTTTATTCTCACATACCTTGGCGGATGCGCAGCCGGAATACGTTTACTCAAGGGCAGTCGTACTGGGGTAACCATCAGTTGGATTTCCTTTGTGGCGACGGCCATTGTGTTCCCTTTTGCCGGGTGGGCCGTTCTCTACCCTGTGGTGATCGTTGTCCTCTATGGCCTAGTCAGCCGCAAACAACAAGACAAAATATAA
- a CDS encoding YolD-like family protein: MAKAKVAKRPTRDEFELEELGNQLVEAFHERSEVLLTVWGKEDQVQGVIVKLDSRTRLVHVEYTEEEFTAKVPFLDIMRIDSPRY; encoded by the coding sequence TTGGCAAAAGCAAAAGTTGCAAAAAGACCTACCCGGGACGAGTTTGAACTGGAAGAGCTGGGGAACCAATTAGTTGAAGCGTTTCATGAACGTTCGGAAGTGTTGCTGACCGTATGGGGCAAGGAAGATCAGGTTCAAGGGGTTATTGTGAAGCTGGATTCACGTACCCGGCTAGTGCATGTGGAGTATACAGAGGAAGAATTTACGGCCAAAGTGCCGTTCCTTGATATTATGCGTATTGATTCTCCACGGTATTGA
- a CDS encoding DUF11 domain-containing protein: MSQSSGPLSHMLQNQSLVRFSSGTTELEQVAYSNTVVTPWIGPRLEVHKFCNVAEAALGQTLTYLIEIVNSGNCAAMVHVLDSLSSETSLLPNSVLLDGTPLPGVSPESGIPAQEIVPGATLRIHFQVIIVGLPQALKLVNQAKIRYTFVTPDGRMVEGEENSNVVEVNLVSSSLSLVLNADRVQTFVGDIVTYNLLVSNPGFIIGNDARVTIPLPKGIEFLPGSVIVNEIFVPETTPDSGIMIGEVLPEESVPIQFRVQVTGGSIAENLTIQATLEYVSGDTLEIVYSNVATLNVIQPRISIAKSVNPSIATPGDTVQYQITVHNEGSFAVDAIVTDFLPSGMRYVEGSLGWNGVKRRGTSPVKGINIGTLTARSTVNIQFEVNLAEQDQGVPGVFELMNQARLSYTFRLPDSRSVQRIITSNSAVIQLKHPIISVHVEVKPDLIERGGNVTFHVHVTNTGTWSARVQLGDVLPPGAKWIGEAEVSDRAIISEYSSPRYLHLGEMEPGAERWVTYVAQISSAEQLGIQQGTVTAMYTYEWNGQRHSGKSISNVYTVIVEDGDE, translated from the coding sequence ATGAGCCAATCTTCCGGTCCGTTGTCCCACATGCTACAGAATCAGTCACTGGTTCGATTCAGCTCGGGTACGACTGAACTGGAACAGGTGGCCTACTCTAATACAGTAGTTACACCATGGATCGGTCCCAGGCTGGAGGTTCACAAGTTTTGCAATGTTGCTGAGGCTGCTCTGGGGCAGACACTGACCTATCTGATTGAAATTGTGAATTCGGGTAATTGTGCTGCCATGGTCCATGTGTTGGATTCGCTCTCGTCGGAAACTTCACTTCTCCCCAACAGTGTACTCCTGGATGGCACTCCGCTGCCGGGAGTTTCGCCAGAGAGCGGGATTCCAGCGCAGGAAATCGTACCTGGTGCGACGTTGCGAATTCATTTTCAGGTGATCATCGTCGGTCTTCCTCAGGCCTTGAAACTGGTGAATCAAGCGAAGATACGTTATACGTTTGTGACGCCGGATGGACGAATGGTTGAGGGGGAAGAGAACTCCAACGTGGTAGAAGTAAACCTGGTGTCGTCAAGTCTGTCGTTGGTTTTGAATGCAGATCGTGTGCAAACCTTTGTCGGAGATATTGTCACTTACAACCTTTTGGTGAGTAACCCGGGTTTTATAATAGGAAACGATGCCAGGGTAACGATCCCATTACCCAAAGGTATTGAATTTCTACCGGGAAGTGTCATTGTGAATGAGATTTTTGTTCCCGAGACGACGCCTGACTCCGGAATTATGATAGGCGAGGTGCTGCCCGAAGAATCTGTTCCAATTCAATTTCGAGTACAGGTCACGGGAGGAAGCATAGCTGAAAATTTAACAATTCAGGCAACGCTAGAGTACGTTTCAGGTGACACGTTGGAGATTGTATACTCGAACGTAGCAACTTTGAACGTCATTCAACCTCGAATATCGATTGCGAAAAGTGTGAATCCATCCATCGCAACTCCTGGGGATACCGTTCAATACCAAATAACGGTACACAATGAAGGTTCTTTTGCAGTAGATGCTATCGTGACAGATTTTCTTCCGTCAGGTATGCGCTATGTTGAGGGAAGCCTCGGGTGGAACGGTGTGAAGCGGCGTGGAACAAGTCCGGTCAAAGGCATTAATATCGGAACGTTGACTGCACGATCTACGGTTAATATCCAATTTGAAGTGAATCTTGCAGAGCAGGATCAGGGTGTGCCTGGAGTCTTCGAACTGATGAATCAGGCTCGCCTGAGCTATACCTTTCGTTTGCCAGATTCTCGTTCTGTGCAACGAATTATTACCTCCAATTCGGCTGTCATTCAGTTGAAGCATCCCATCATTTCGGTCCATGTGGAAGTGAAGCCCGACTTGATTGAAAGGGGAGGAAATGTAACTTTTCATGTACATGTGACCAATACAGGAACCTGGTCTGCACGGGTGCAGTTGGGTGATGTGCTCCCTCCAGGTGCCAAATGGATTGGGGAAGCAGAAGTATCCGATCGAGCGATCATTTCAGAGTATTCTTCACCAAGATATTTACATTTGGGTGAGATGGAACCTGGAGCGGAGAGATGGGTTACTTACGTTGCACAAATATCCTCCGCTGAACAACTGGGAATCCAGCAGGGTACCGTAACTGCAATGTATACTTACGAGTGGAACGGTCAGAGGCATTCAGGAAAGTCCATTTCGAATGTATACACCGTTATTGTTGAAGATGGCGATGAATGA